A portion of the Echeneis naucrates chromosome 5, fEcheNa1.1, whole genome shotgun sequence genome contains these proteins:
- the tmem88bl gene encoding transmembrane protein 88B yields the protein MCGMDVDLDDGGSGEEEKEEEFWIGEGVKMLPPPVAHSGGSAWGSRRGKCGCVACGATLILWNLCIVLASALLLALVFSLVLLPAMVLLYVGFLCHSRVLDAPSAICRYLDDNSCSALIILGFVMMSPLVVVAAAVFCGLLRRFRLLLLFQPISRAWYRRRLQDWVGSIHAWV from the exons ATGTGCGGTATGGACGTGGACCTTGATGATGGTGGttcaggtgaggaggagaaagaggaggaattTTGGATCGGGGAAGGCGTGAAGATGCTCCCCCCTCCCGTGGCTCACAGCGGGGGCAGCGCGTGGGGCAGCCGCAGGGGCAAATGTGGCTGTGTGGCCTGTGGAGCTACTCTAATCCTCTGGAACCTGTGCATTGTCTTAGCCAGCGCTCTGCTCCTGGCTCTGGTCTTCTCTTTGGTGCTGCTGCCCGCAATGGTGCTGCTCTACGTCGGTTTCCTCTGCCATTCAAGG GTCCTTGATGCCCCCTCCGCCATCTGCCGTTACCTTGACGACAACAGCTGCTCTGCCCTCATCATCTTGGGCTTTGTGATGATGTCTCCACTGGTGGTTGTGGCGGCTGCAGTCTTCTGCGGGCTGCTCCGAAGGTTTCgactcctgctgctctttcaaCCCATCTCTCGTGCTTGGTACAGACGACGGCTGCAGGACTGGGTGGGCAGCATCCACGCCTGGGTCTGA
- the nbl1 gene encoding neuroblastoma suppressor of tumorigenicity 1 yields MWQRIQICCALFALYSAAPPAHINRLALFPDKSAWCEAKNITQIVGHTGCQPRSIQNRACLGQCFSYSVPNTFPQSTESLVHCDSCMPAQTQWEVVTLECPGSEDSPRVDKLVERIFHCSCQSCSKEGAQEGAVMQLYPADNGLDAPSLSDALGGTRSRSLPHSDTHSIKHAHQHTDHHTLPHTSDGG; encoded by the exons ATGTGGCAGAGGATTCAGATTTGCTGCGCACTGTTTGCACTGTATTCAGCGGCACCGCCTGCACACATCAACCGCCTGGCGCTGTTCCCTGACAAGAGTGCCTGGTGCGAAGCCAAGAATATCACACAGATAGTCGGGCACACGGGATGTCAGCCTCGCTCTATTCAAAACAG AGCTTGTCTGGGCCAGTGTTTCAGTTACAGTGTCCCAAACACATTCCCACAGTCAACTGAGTCTCTGGTGCACTGTGATTCCTGCATGCCTGCCCAGACACAGTGGGAAGTG GTGACTCTGGAGTGTCCTGGCAGTGAAGACTCTCCCCGTGTGGACAAGCTGGTGGAGAGGATCTTCCACTGTAGCTGCCAGTCCTGCAGTAAGGAAGGCGCACAGGAGGGGGCAGTGATGCAACTTTATCCAGCAGACAACGGCCTGGACGCTCCGTCTTTATCTGACGCTCTCGGTGGGACTCGGTCTCGCTCTCTGCcccattcagacacacactctaTCAAGCATGCTCACCAGCACACAGACCATCACACACTACCACACACATCAGATGGAGGGTAG